A region of Flocculibacter collagenilyticus DNA encodes the following proteins:
- a CDS encoding low molecular weight protein tyrosine phosphatase family protein has translation MKNLLFICSRNQWRSPTGEQVWKNHPEVAARSAGTSPKAKRTVNVKDIEWADVIFVMEEKHKSRLKAQFTRLLDYKDLQVLDIPDEYQYMDEELVSIIKQTVSSYLRLT, from the coding sequence GTGAAAAACCTTTTATTTATATGTAGTAGAAACCAGTGGCGTAGCCCAACGGGCGAGCAAGTCTGGAAAAATCATCCAGAGGTTGCAGCAAGATCGGCTGGAACAAGCCCAAAAGCCAAACGCACGGTAAATGTAAAAGACATTGAGTGGGCAGATGTGATTTTCGTTATGGAAGAAAAACACAAAAGTAGGCTAAAAGCACAGTTTACTCGGCTTCTAGATTATAAAGATTTACAAGTACTTGATATTCCAGATGAGTATCAATACATGGATGAAGAGTTAGTCTCAATTATCAAACAAACTGTGAGTAGCTATTTAAGGTTAACGTAG
- the prfH gene encoding peptide chain release factor H, protein MILLQLSAGQGPVECGNAVGLALKAIEKQCKAQGIKLETIEAIEMSTPACFKSVLMQLDSGKTPDAKRLAASWQGTMLWVCQSQFRSKHKRKNWFFSGHMYEINDIQFDRSITFQTCRASGAGGQHVNKTDSAVRAVHTETGVAVRVESERSQHANKRLARALLFQKLEATKHAQLSLQEKARWQQHWELERGNPVKTFKDEKFALVD, encoded by the coding sequence ATGATATTACTTCAATTATCCGCAGGCCAAGGGCCTGTTGAATGTGGAAACGCAGTAGGGTTAGCGCTAAAAGCAATTGAAAAACAATGTAAAGCACAAGGTATAAAACTAGAAACTATTGAAGCCATTGAAATGAGCACGCCGGCTTGTTTTAAATCTGTATTAATGCAGCTTGATTCTGGCAAAACACCAGATGCCAAGCGGTTAGCTGCATCTTGGCAGGGAACCATGTTATGGGTATGCCAAAGTCAGTTTAGATCAAAGCATAAGCGTAAAAACTGGTTTTTTAGCGGACACATGTACGAAATAAATGATATTCAGTTTGATCGAAGCATTACTTTTCAAACGTGTAGGGCGTCGGGAGCTGGCGGACAACACGTTAATAAAACGGACTCTGCGGTTAGGGCTGTACACACCGAGACGGGAGTGGCAGTAAGAGTTGAAAGTGAAAGAAGTCAGCATGCTAATAAGCGTTTAGCTAGGGCATTATTATTTCAAAAACTAGAAGCGACCAAGCATGCACAATTGTCGTTGCAAGAAAAAGCACGCTGGCAACAACATTGGGAGTTGGAGCGCGGCAACCCAGTAAAAACATTTAAAGACGAAAAATTCGCTCTAGTTGACTAG
- a CDS encoding RNA ligase family protein, which produces MMRFKYPRTPHLPWSPGATSDDIHQGNLSYFTGKQVVVTEKMDGENTTIYPNYVHARSLDSRFHPSRAWVKALQAKIGYKIPQGWRICGENLYAKHSIEYRALSSYFMAFSVWNERNECLSWDYSKAFFNQLGLVTPKELYIGLWCEKTIKNMVLDTKHQEGYVVRVAEGFHFKNFAQNVSKWVRTNHVVTDKHWMHAEVVPNRLASNIPLKNKGEEDE; this is translated from the coding sequence ATGATGAGATTTAAATATCCGCGCACCCCGCATTTACCTTGGTCACCGGGTGCTACAAGCGACGATATCCACCAAGGTAATTTAAGTTATTTTACTGGCAAGCAAGTTGTTGTAACTGAGAAAATGGATGGTGAAAACACCACCATATATCCTAACTATGTGCATGCCCGCTCGCTAGATAGTCGCTTTCATCCATCACGAGCTTGGGTTAAGGCGCTACAAGCGAAAATTGGTTATAAAATCCCTCAAGGCTGGCGAATTTGTGGTGAAAACCTGTACGCCAAACATTCTATTGAATACCGCGCTTTGAGCAGTTATTTCATGGCTTTTTCAGTATGGAATGAGCGCAATGAATGTTTAAGCTGGGATTACAGTAAAGCGTTTTTTAATCAGCTTGGTTTAGTTACACCAAAAGAGCTATATATCGGTTTATGGTGTGAAAAAACAATTAAAAATATGGTGTTAGATACCAAGCATCAGGAAGGTTACGTTGTGCGAGTGGCTGAAGGTTTTCACTTTAAAAACTTTGCTCAAAACGTTTCAAAATGGGTAAGAACCAATCACGTGGTTACCGATAAGCACTGGATGCATGCTGAAGTTGTACCGAATCGCTTAGCGAGCAATATACCGTTAAAAAATAAGGGAGAAGAAGATGAATAA